From Calorimonas adulescens:
TACATCCGAGTCTGCTGCTGTCTATTACTTTCATTCATAGCATTTTGCATTTCTTCTTGCAAAGACTGATCGAATGCTTGGGCTATAATCGTTATGTTTTGTTCAGGATCTCCGGTAAGGCCTACAGAATTTTTAATCAGGTTTCTAATTGACCCTTCATCAATAGCAACTGGTTGGCCATTTTCATCTTTTGGTGGATTTATGGCCACAGACACAGATATATTATCTGTATCAATCTGACCTTGAGCCTTAACAAATTCATTTTTTATCTCGTTCAATTCATAGTTTATTGTTGTAGTTTCCCTATCTGAGCTAGAAGTATTGTTATTACCAGCAGGATATGTTGAAGCTACATTTGAGCTTGTTCCTGCTGCTCCTCCTGCATTCTGACCTGTAGAACTTTCCTTTAACTGTTGATAACTTCGTATGGCACTATTAGCATTTATTACATCACCGTTTTCATTGGAATTAGGTTCGTATGTGGTTTTGACTGTCTTATCGTAGTCAAAATCCAATGGAGCTGATACGTTCACAATTACATTGCCCGGACCATAAATTTTTTCAAGCATACTCTGTAGGTTTTTCTTCAGGGTTTCTTCAACCTCACGCCTTAAGTTCATTTGGCTGTTTACGGTCCCCGTCAAATCACCTGTATCATAAGACAGGATATTCCCCCTGTTATCAATAACCGTTACGTTCTCTGGCTTTAAGCCAGCCACACTTTTAGTAGCAAACTGTATAATGCCGTTAACCTGTTCCTGAGATATGGTTGTACCAGGTGCCATATCTATTCTTATGGCTGCCGTAGCTGCCTTTGTGTCTGTATTTAGTGCCCATGGTTGTTCATCTGGTATGGACAATACCACATATGCATCCTGAACATTATCCAGACTTTTAATGGCATTTTCAATCTCTTTCTGAAGAAAATACTGGTACTTTTTCTGTCTTTCCATATCAGTGGTACTCAAGTTTCCAGCAAATGCGTCATCAATTGTAAAACCGTCATCAAGCAGGCCACTGGAAGAAAGCTCTATGCGCAACTTGTCCCGATATTCTTTAGGAACATATATTGTCGTACCACCATTTTCAAGTCTATAAGGCACCTTATAATCATTTTCAAGAGCTTCAACAACCTTACCAGCATCCTTTGAACTCAGGCCACTAAATAAAAGTACATAGGATGGTTTATTTAAGAAATACACAAGCAGAGTAATAGCAACTAATAAAACAACAAAAGAGACTATTATCCTGATTCTTTGTTCTTTGTTAAGGCTTGCCCAGAATTCATTTATTCTATCAGAGATTTTCTTAAGACCTTCTGCCATCTATATTTCGTCCTTTCAAACCTGCATTCTCATTATTTCCTGGTAAGCCTCCAGAGCTTTATTACGAATGGCAATAGTAAGTTCAAGCGCCAGATCGGCCTTAACGCTGTCAATCATTACATCATGCAGTTGACCTGCATCACCCATGCTTAAACGCAAGTCACTATCTAAAGCCTTATTTTGAAGTTCATTTACTTTCTTGACAGCATCTTTCAAGATATCAGCAAAACTGTTATCACTAACAGAGTTTTTTTGTGTTAATAAAGTGCTCATATCGTCAATTGAATTGATTGGATTAACCATTTAATCCACCTCCCCTATTTTGCAAGATCAAGGGTCTTTACCAACATATTTTTAGTGTCATTTATGACAGTCATGTTCGCCTCATATGCCCTACTGGCAGAAATCAGGTCCACCATTTCTAATACTACATCCACATTGGGATACTCCACATATCCATCAGCCCGTGCATCCGGATGTCCAGGCTGATACACAAGCTTAAATGGACTTTGATCTTCAGCTATTTCCTTCACTTCTACGCCGCCCTTAGAAAACCCATTCATCTCTTCATTAAGTATTCCCGAAAAATTGTCTTTTTCTGAAAATATAGCTATTTTCCTTCTATATGGTCCACCGTCTTGGGTTCGTGTCACGTTAGCATTGGCAATATTATCAGCTATAATATCCATCCTTAACCTTTCAGCTGTAAGACCACTGGCACTGATATTTATGGTGTCAAACATGCCCATGCTTATCCTCTCCCCTCGTTAATTGCAAGTCTTATTCTTCTGTACTCATTACCAAGCTGCTGGACAAGAGAATTGTACAACAATGTGTTTTGTGCCAGAAGAGACATCTCCTCATCAATATCGACATTATTTCCATCCAATCTTTGAGAAGTACTATTATCTCTAACAATTACCCCATTTTCTTCTGCATTTGCATAGGTATCTATATGTCTATCATCTGTTGTTTTAAGTCTCATAGTCGTGGCGGCATCAAAGACCTTAGAAAAATCGACATCATATCTTTTATAATTTGGAGTATCAACGTTGGCTATATTGTTGGAAATAAGTGAATTCCTAAGCCAATATGTATCTAAAGCTCTTTTCATGAGGTTTAATGAAACAGAGAAATTTTCATCCATCATAAGTCCCACCCTTTAATACTATACTCCTTTTATTCAACTATTCGACAAAAAAACCAATTTTCCTCTTGATACAAGAGAATAATTTCTGTTTTCTTCATTATAATACAATCTTTAACAAATTTCTACAATAGGTCAAAAGACTTAAATTAAAGAGCCTTTTTTTCAAAGGCTCTTTAATTTAAGTTTATAAATTATACTATATTTTTATTTTTACTTAATCTTTTCCAATTCTTCTAGAAGTTTATCGTTTAAAATCTTAATATATGTCCCTTTCATTCCAAGTGACCTTGACTCAATCACACCTGCACTCTCAAATTTTCTCAACGCATTTACAATAACGGACCTGGTTATACCAACCTTATCCGCTATTTTGCTTGCTACAAGAAGCCCCTCTTTTCCATTTAATTCTTCAAAAATATGCTGAATGGCTTCCAATTCAGAATATGATAATGTACCAATAGCCATTTGAACAACAGCACGCTTCCTTGCCTCGTCTTCTATTTCTTCATTATGAGCTCTCAATATCTCCATCCCTACAACTGTAGCCCCATACTCTGCAAGAACAAGGTCATCATCATTAAATTTCTCTCCAAATCTTGCAAGCACAAGCGTTCCCAGTCTTTCACCGCCACCATTTATAGGAACAATAGTGGTAATTTTATCATCATATTCACATATTTTATCATCAGTAAAAACACAATTCTTATCTGTCATAGGCACATTTGCTTTTGTATCATCAACATCCATAAGCTCATCATTATAGTCTTCAGGAAACATTTTATCCTGAATAATATTCTCTTCTATAACATTGCACTTAAACCCCTCCATTAGGGCATAACCAAGCACTTTCCCCTTTCTGCTACCAATGTAAACATTTGAACTTAAAACTTCACTCAGGATCTTAGCGATATCGTCAAAGTCCACTGCCTGTCCAGCAGATGTTTGAAGTATCTTGTTTAATTTTCTCGTTTTTTCAAGCAAACTCATATTAAATCCTCCTACCTGTTAAATTATATATTTTTTAATATCATAATACCTGACGCTGTCCTTTAATTTATTCTTTACATAGCTGTCATCAATTAAAATATGATCTTCACAGTCTGGAGCCTCAAAGAGAAGGTCATCCAATAACTTCTCCATTACAGT
This genomic window contains:
- the fliF gene encoding flagellar basal-body MS-ring/collar protein FliF, with protein sequence MAEGLKKISDRINEFWASLNKEQRIRIIVSFVVLLVAITLLVYFLNKPSYVLLFSGLSSKDAGKVVEALENDYKVPYRLENGGTTIYVPKEYRDKLRIELSSSGLLDDGFTIDDAFAGNLSTTDMERQKKYQYFLQKEIENAIKSLDNVQDAYVVLSIPDEQPWALNTDTKAATAAIRIDMAPGTTISQEQVNGIIQFATKSVAGLKPENVTVIDNRGNILSYDTGDLTGTVNSQMNLRREVEETLKKNLQSMLEKIYGPGNVIVNVSAPLDFDYDKTVKTTYEPNSNENGDVINANSAIRSYQQLKESSTGQNAGGAAGTSSNVASTYPAGNNNTSSSDRETTTINYELNEIKNEFVKAQGQIDTDNISVSVAINPPKDENGQPVAIDEGSIRNLIKNSVGLTGDPEQNITIIAQAFDQSLQEEMQNAMNESNRQQQTRMYIILGLIAAAIVGGLLIGRRLLISRKGTVVEPVSPVAQPMPIEEIVVKENENDPKKQIERLIKQKPDVVAQLIRTWLNEE
- the fliE gene encoding flagellar hook-basal body complex protein FliE; translation: MVNPINSIDDMSTLLTQKNSVSDNSFADILKDAVKKVNELQNKALDSDLRLSMGDAGQLHDVMIDSVKADLALELTIAIRNKALEAYQEIMRMQV
- the flgC gene encoding flagellar basal body rod protein FlgC; this translates as MGMFDTINISASGLTAERLRMDIIADNIANANVTRTQDGGPYRRKIAIFSEKDNFSGILNEEMNGFSKGGVEVKEIAEDQSPFKLVYQPGHPDARADGYVEYPNVDVVLEMVDLISASRAYEANMTVINDTKNMLVKTLDLAK
- the flgB gene encoding flagellar basal body rod protein FlgB; its protein translation is MMDENFSVSLNLMKRALDTYWLRNSLISNNIANVDTPNYKRYDVDFSKVFDAATTMRLKTTDDRHIDTYANAEENGVIVRDNSTSQRLDGNNVDIDEEMSLLAQNTLLYNSLVQQLGNEYRRIRLAINEGRG
- the codY gene encoding GTP-sensing pleiotropic transcriptional regulator CodY; translated protein: MSLLEKTRKLNKILQTSAGQAVDFDDIAKILSEVLSSNVYIGSRKGKVLGYALMEGFKCNVIEENIIQDKMFPEDYNDELMDVDDTKANVPMTDKNCVFTDDKICEYDDKITTIVPINGGGERLGTLVLARFGEKFNDDDLVLAEYGATVVGMEILRAHNEEIEDEARKRAVVQMAIGTLSYSELEAIQHIFEELNGKEGLLVASKIADKVGITRSVIVNALRKFESAGVIESRSLGMKGTYIKILNDKLLEELEKIK